The Leptospira sp. WS39.C2 genome contains a region encoding:
- a CDS encoding helix-turn-helix domain-containing protein has product MLRKKRGIKQYDMARALGVSPSYLSKIETGAQDPTEKFKSSCAKYLKTSVDKLFNDSAVEDIYPEFSNGLKNKLWAVRRELGIKQYDFAKKLKVSTPFLSKVELGLLEPPEDFKNLVSKVLKMEKNELFLG; this is encoded by the coding sequence ATGCTTCGAAAGAAGAGAGGCATCAAACAGTACGATATGGCAAGAGCTCTGGGGGTATCTCCGAGTTATCTTTCTAAAATTGAGACTGGTGCCCAAGATCCGACTGAAAAATTCAAGTCGTCTTGTGCCAAGTATCTCAAAACGTCCGTTGATAAACTCTTTAACGATAGCGCTGTGGAAGACATCTACCCTGAGTTTTCCAATGGATTGAAAAACAAACTTTGGGCAGTCCGACGTGAGTTAGGAATCAAACAATACGATTTCGCAAAGAAATTGAAAGTTTCGACTCCGTTTCTGTCAAAAGTGGAACTTGGACTTTTAGAGCCACCAGAAGATTTTAAGAATCTGGTATCTAAAGTTCTGAAAATGGAAAAAAACGAGCTTTTTTTAGGCTAA